In one window of Oryza sativa Japonica Group chromosome 9, ASM3414082v1 DNA:
- the LOC4347683 gene encoding endopeptidase La 2, peroxisomal → MADAAVELPGRLAILPFRNKVLLPGAIVRIRCTNPSSVKLVEQELWQREEKGLIGVLPVHDSEAAGSLLSPGVGSDSGEGGSKAPGGSAGESTKQDTKNGKETIHWHSRGVAARALHLSRGVEKPSGRVTYIVVLEGLCRFSVQELSARGSYHVARVSRLDMTKTELEHAEQDPDLIALSRQFKATAMELISVLEQKQKTVGRTKVLLETVPVYRLADIFVASFEIGFEEQLSMLDSVDLKVRLSKATELVDRHLQSILVAEKITQKVEGQLSKSQKEFLLRQQMRAIKEELGDNDDDEDDVAALERKMQNAGMPANIWKHAQRELRRLRKMQPQQPGYSSSRTYLELLAELPWQKVSEERELDLRAAKESLDRDHYGLTKVKQRIIEYLAVRKLKPDARGPVLCFVGPPGVGKTSLASSIAKALNRKFIRISLGGVKDEADIRGHRRTYIGSMPGRLIDGLKRVSVSNPVMLLDEIDKTGSDVRGDPASALLEVLDPEQNKTFNDHYLNVPFDLSKVIFVATANRMQPIPPPLLDRMEVIELPGYTPEEKLKIAMKHLIPRVLEQHGLSSTYLQIPEAMVRLIIERYTREAGVRNLERNLAALARAAAVKVAEQDSALRLGKEIQPITTTLLDSRLADGGEVEMEVIPMGQDISNTYENPSPMIVDEAMLEKVLGPPRFDDSEAADRVASPGVSVGLVWTSFGGEVQFVEATAMVGKGDLHLTGQLGDVIKESAQLALTWVRARAADLNLSPTSDINLLESRDIHIHFPAGAVPKDGPSAGVTLVTSLVSLFSHRKVRADTAMTGEMTLRGLVLPVGGVKDKVLAAHRYGIKRVILPERNMKDLAEVPAPILSGLEILLVKRIEEVLDHAFEGGCPLRPHSKL, encoded by the exons atggcggacgcggcggtggAGCTGCCTGGACGGCTCGCGATACTGCCGTTCCGCAACAAGGTGCTCCTCCCGGGGGCCATCGTGCGGATCCGCTGCACCAACCCCAGCAG TGTGAAGCTTGTGGAGCAGGAACTCTGGCAACGGGAGGAGAAGGGTCTGATCGGGGTGCTCCCTGTGCATGACTCCGAAGCTGCTGGCTCATTGCTGTCTCCTG GTGTAGGCAGCGATTCAGGTGAGGGTGGGAGCAAGGCGCCTGGTGGTTCTGCAGGAGAATCAACGAAGCAGGATACTAAGAATGGGAAGGAGACCATTCACTGGCACAGCCG GGGAGTAGCTGCTAGGGCTTTGCACCTTTCCAGAGGTGTGGAGAAACCAAGTGGAAGGGTTACATATATTGTCGTCCTTGAAGGTTTATGTAGGTTCAGTGTTCAAGAGCTCAGTGCAAGAGGTTCATATCATGTCGCTCGTGTCTCACGTCTTGATATGACAAAAACGG AGTTGGAGCACGCAGAGCAGGACCCAGATCTCATTGCTCTTTCTAGGCAGTTCAAAGCTACTGCAATGGAACTAATTTCCGTTCTTGAACAG AAGCAGAAGACAGTTGGTAGGACTAAGGTGCTTCTTGAGACAGTTCCTGTGTACAGACTAGCTGATATTTTTGTGGCTAGCTTTGAAATAGGTTTTGAGGAGCAGTTGTCAATGCTGGATTCAGTTGACTTAAAAGTTAGACTTTCCAAGGCAACCGAACTTGTTGACAGGCACCTGCAG TCAATTCTTGTAGCTGAGAAAATAACTCAAAAGGTTGAGGGTCAGCTATCAAAGTCTCAGAAAGAGTTTTTGCTTCGCCAGCAG ATGCGGGCTATCAAAGAGGAACTTGGcgataatgatgatgatgaggatgatgtaGCGGCATTGGAAAGGAAGATGCAGAATGCTGGAATGCCTGCTAATATTTGGAAGCATGCTCAAAGGGAGTTAAG GCGTCTAAGAAAGATGCAACCTCAGCAACCTGGATATAGCAGCTCTCGAACCTACTTGGAACTTCTTGCTGAACTTCCTTGGCAAAAAGTCAGTGAGGAGAGGGAGCTTGACCTTAGAGCTGCAAAGGAGAGTCTTGACCGTGATCATTATGGGCTGACCAAGGTTAAGCAACGGATTATTGAATATTTGGCTGTTCGTAAG CTTAAGCCTGATGCCAGAGGTCCAGTCCTGTGTTTTGTGGGACCACCTGGTGTTGGAAAGACATCATTAGCATCGTCGATAGCAAAGGCACTAAATAGGAAGTTCATAAGAATCTCTCTTGGTGGTGTAAAGGATGAGGCTGATATTAGGGGTCACCGAAGAACATACATTGGAAGCATGCCAGGACGTCTCATTGATGGACTAAAG AGAGTATCGGTCAGCAACCCAGTGATGCTTCTTGATGAAATTGACAAAACTGGTTCTGATGTACGTGGGGACCCAGCATCAGCGCTGCTAGAAGTTCTTGACCCTGAGCAGAATAAAACGTTCAACGATCA CTATTTGAATGTTCCATTTGACCTGTCGAAGGTCATATTTGTTGCAACTGCCAACAGGATGCAACCCATCCCCCCTCCTCTGTTAGATAGGATGGAAGTTATTGAGCTACCAGGTTACACACCTGAAGAGAAGCTAAAAATAGCCATGAAACATCTCATACCAAGGGTACTGGAACAGCATGGCTTGAGCTCCACATATCTTCAGATTCCTGAG GCTATGGTCAGACTCATCATTGAGAGATACACGCGAGAAGCTGGTGTACGTAATCTTGAGCGGAACCTAGCTGCATTGGCCCGTGCAGCTGCAGTCAAGGTTGCGGAGCAAGATAGTGCGCTTAGACTTGGCAAGGAAATACAACCAATTACTACAACTCTACTGGATTCTAGGCTTGCTGATGGTGGTGAAGTTGAAATGGAAGTTATTCCTATGGGCCAGGACATATCAAATACTTATGAGAATCCATCACCCATGATTGTTGATGAGGCTATGCTAGAAAAAGTGCTTGGG CCTCCAAGATTTGATGATAGCGAAGCTGCAGATCGTGTGGCGAGCCCAGGAGTGTCAGTTGGGCTTGTTTGGACTTCATTTGGTGGGGAGGTACAATTTGTCGAGGCTACAGCGATGGTGGGTAAGGGTGATTTGCATCTGACAGGGCAACTTGGTGACGTAATTAAGGAGTCAGCACAGTTAGCTCTGACATGG GTGAGAGCAAGAGCTGCTGACCTTAATCTGTCACCTACTTCTGATATTAACTTATTGGAGAGTCGTGATATTCACATACATTTTCCTGCTGGCGCGGTGCCAAAGGATGGTCCTTCTGCTGGAGTGACATTGGTAACATCATTAGTGTCACTATTTAGCCACCGAAAAGTCAGAGCTGACACTGCTATGACGGGAGAGATGACTCTTAGGGGCCTTGTGTTGCCAGTTGGCGGTGTTAAGGATAAG GTACTTGCAGCACATAGATATGGCATCAAGAGAGTAATATTGCCAGAAAGAAACATGAAGGACTTGGCTGAGGTTCCAGCACCCATTCTCTCTGGCTTGGAG ATTCTGCTTGTGAAGCGCATCGAGGAAGTACTTGACCATGCTTTTGAAGGTGGATGCCCTCTGAGACCACACTCCAAGCTATAG
- the LOC4347682 gene encoding probable inactive purple acid phosphatase 29 isoform X2, whose translation MGLAHRRLLLLLLHLLLLVAAAAEAAAAGAGRKEKGIGGGGGLRFRGGSGTFKVVQVADMHYADGRRTGCLDVLPSEAAGCSDLNTTAFLYRLFRDEDPDLVVFTGDNIYGFDATDAAKSMDAAIAPAINMNLPWAAVIGNHDQEGTLSREGVMRHLVGMKNTLSRFNPEGIEIDGYGNYNLEVGGVEGTLLANKSVLNLYFLDSGDYSTVPSIGGYGWIKASQQFWFQQTSSNLQTKYMKEEPKQKAAAPGLVYFHIPLPEFSSFTSSNFTGVKQEGISSPSINSGFFASMVEAGDVKAAFIGHDHVNDFCGKLNGIQLCYAGGFGYHAYGKAGWSRRARVVSVQLEKSDGGEWRGVKSIKTWKRLDDPHLTTIDSEVLWNRGSNGARRILMER comes from the exons ATGGGCCTCGCCcaccggcgcctcctcctcctcctcctccacctgctgctgctcgtcgccgcggcggcggaggcggccgccgccggagcagggaggaaggagaagggtatcggcggcggtggggggctGCGGTTCCGGGGCGGGAGCGGGACGTTCAAGGTGGTGCAGGTGGCGGACATGCACTACGCGGAcgggcggcggacggggtgCCTCGACGTGCTCCCCTCCGAGGCCGCCGGCTGCTCCGACCTCAACACCACCGCCTTCCTCTACCGCCTCTTCCGCGACGAGGACCCCGACCTCGTCGTCTTCACCG GTGATAATATCTATGGCTTTGATGCAACCGATGCGGCCAAGTCTATGGATGCAGCAATCGCCCCAGCCATTAACATGAACCTTCCTTGGGCTGCGGTGATCGGAAACCATGACCAAGAAGGTACGCTGTCACGCGAGGGTGTGATGCGTCACCTTGTGGGCATGAAGAACACCCTTTCTCGCTTCAACCCAGAAGGAATAGAAATTGATGGTTACGGAAATTACAATTTGGAAGTTGGTGGGGTTGAAGGAACATTGCTGGCTAACAAATCAGTGCTCAACCTCTATTTTCTTGACAGTGGTGACTATTCTACGGTGCCTTCCATCGGTGGATATGGTTGGATCAAAGCTTCACAGCAATTCTGGTTCCAGCAAACCTCTTCGAATCTCCAG ACAAAATACATGAAGGAGGAACCGAAGCAGAAGGCGGCAGCGCCTGGTCTTGTGTACTTCCACATCCCATTGCCAGAGTTCAGCAGCTTCACATCATCCAATTTCACAGGAGTGAAGCAGGAGGGTATCAGCTCGCCATCGATCAACTCTGGGTTCTTCGCCAGCATGGTGGAGGCTGGGGATGTGAAGGCCGCCTTCATAGGGCATGATCATGTGAACGACTTCTGTGGAAAGCTCAATGGCATTCAGCTGTGCTATGCTGGTGGATTTGGGTACCATGCGTATGGGAAGGCCGGGTGGTCGAGGAGAGCGAGGGTGGTGTCCGTGCAGCTTGAGAAGTCGGACGGCGGCGAGTGGCGAGGTGTGAAGTCCATCAAGACATGGAAGAGGCTTGATGATCCACATCTCACCACAATTGACTCAGAAGTCCTCTGGAACAGAGGCTCCAATG GCGCAAGAAGAATCCTGATGGAAAGATGA
- the LOC4347682 gene encoding probable inactive purple acid phosphatase 29 isoform X1, with translation MGLAHRRLLLLLLHLLLLVAAAAEAAAAGAGRKEKGIGGGGGLRFRGGSGTFKVVQVADMHYADGRRTGCLDVLPSEAAGCSDLNTTAFLYRLFRDEDPDLVVFTGDNIYGFDATDAAKSMDAAIAPAINMNLPWAAVIGNHDQEGTLSREGVMRHLVGMKNTLSRFNPEGIEIDGYGNYNLEVGGVEGTLLANKSVLNLYFLDSGDYSTVPSIGGYGWIKASQQFWFQQTSSNLQTKYMKEEPKQKAAAPGLVYFHIPLPEFSSFTSSNFTGVKQEGISSPSINSGFFASMVEAGDVKAAFIGHDHVNDFCGKLNGIQLCYAGGFGYHAYGKAGWSRRARVVSVQLEKSDGGEWRGVKSIKTWKRLDDPHLTTIDSEVLWNRGSNGRRKKNPDGKMR, from the exons ATGGGCCTCGCCcaccggcgcctcctcctcctcctcctccacctgctgctgctcgtcgccgcggcggcggaggcggccgccgccggagcagggaggaaggagaagggtatcggcggcggtggggggctGCGGTTCCGGGGCGGGAGCGGGACGTTCAAGGTGGTGCAGGTGGCGGACATGCACTACGCGGAcgggcggcggacggggtgCCTCGACGTGCTCCCCTCCGAGGCCGCCGGCTGCTCCGACCTCAACACCACCGCCTTCCTCTACCGCCTCTTCCGCGACGAGGACCCCGACCTCGTCGTCTTCACCG GTGATAATATCTATGGCTTTGATGCAACCGATGCGGCCAAGTCTATGGATGCAGCAATCGCCCCAGCCATTAACATGAACCTTCCTTGGGCTGCGGTGATCGGAAACCATGACCAAGAAGGTACGCTGTCACGCGAGGGTGTGATGCGTCACCTTGTGGGCATGAAGAACACCCTTTCTCGCTTCAACCCAGAAGGAATAGAAATTGATGGTTACGGAAATTACAATTTGGAAGTTGGTGGGGTTGAAGGAACATTGCTGGCTAACAAATCAGTGCTCAACCTCTATTTTCTTGACAGTGGTGACTATTCTACGGTGCCTTCCATCGGTGGATATGGTTGGATCAAAGCTTCACAGCAATTCTGGTTCCAGCAAACCTCTTCGAATCTCCAG ACAAAATACATGAAGGAGGAACCGAAGCAGAAGGCGGCAGCGCCTGGTCTTGTGTACTTCCACATCCCATTGCCAGAGTTCAGCAGCTTCACATCATCCAATTTCACAGGAGTGAAGCAGGAGGGTATCAGCTCGCCATCGATCAACTCTGGGTTCTTCGCCAGCATGGTGGAGGCTGGGGATGTGAAGGCCGCCTTCATAGGGCATGATCATGTGAACGACTTCTGTGGAAAGCTCAATGGCATTCAGCTGTGCTATGCTGGTGGATTTGGGTACCATGCGTATGGGAAGGCCGGGTGGTCGAGGAGAGCGAGGGTGGTGTCCGTGCAGCTTGAGAAGTCGGACGGCGGCGAGTGGCGAGGTGTGAAGTCCATCAAGACATGGAAGAGGCTTGATGATCCACATCTCACCACAATTGACTCAGAAGTCCTCTGGAACAGAGGCTCCAATG GAAGGCGCAAGAAGAATCCTGATGGAAAGATGAGATAG